The following coding sequences are from one Culex quinquefasciatus strain JHB chromosome 1, VPISU_Cqui_1.0_pri_paternal, whole genome shotgun sequence window:
- the LOC119765401 gene encoding uncharacterized protein LOC119765401, with translation MKSNKKLGDFGVFLYTDAEEVPPAPAADESKVLDDSIECSLPSSDRMTYRLKQRLDLISNGSSTMNAAVSSSNVYNSTPIQKQFEISSESVSKITRPSVDNSHQEDEKEHGAIVADNSTAGCCSEGAGAQEGCSRNKQGICCLVGERRKQSEIVGGRFVYRGDQPVRQQRPNSTESPPRQDPS, from the exons ATGAAAAGCAACAAGAAACTCGGTGATTTTGGCGTGTTTCTGTATACGGACGCTGAGGAAGTGCCGCCGGCGCCGGCCGCCGATGAGTCCAAGGTGCTGGACGACAGCATCGAGTGTTCGCTGCCCAGCTCGGACAGAATGACCTACCGGTTAAAGCAGCGGTTGGATTTGATCTCGAACGGAAGCAGCACAATGAACGCGGCCGTCAGCTCGAGCAACGTGTACAACTCGACCCCGATCCAGAAGCAGTTCGAAATCAGCTCGGAGAGCGTGAGCAAGATTACGCGACCCTCGGTAGACAACAGCCACCAGGAGGACGAGAAAGAGCACGGCGCCATCGTGGCGGACAATTCAACGGCCGGCTGTTGCAGCGAAGGAGCCGGAGCCCAAGAAGGATGCTCCCGAAACAAGCAAGGAATCTGTTGCCTCGTCGGTGAAAGAAGAAAACAGTCTGAAATCGTCGGAGGTCGATTCGTGTACAG AGGAGACCAACCTGTACGCCAGCAACGCCCAAATTCAACGGAATCTCCTCCACGTCAGGATCCGAGCTAG